One Centroberyx gerrardi isolate f3 chromosome 6, fCenGer3.hap1.cur.20231027, whole genome shotgun sequence genomic region harbors:
- the LOC139923574 gene encoding vascular endothelial zinc finger 1-like isoform X2, translating into MEPSWSTFLFQQANEALHHQHQVAGNSLLPLLNSGTEPPDQKPVLPIPLDQKPPVSAAELLKDNVASGTGGGGGGPPIAVVKKEPKSKTPFICGYCNKAFRDSYHLRRHESCHTGIKMVSRPKKTQTAPTMVPLISTVPRENSGNPSYISTVAGILTTATTSTSTGTSIMTPMQHQQQQSIPKKPPKPVKKNHGCDMCGKAFRDVYHLNRHKLSHSDEKPFECPICQQRFKRKDRMTYHVRSHDGGVHKPYICSVCGKGFSRPDHLSCHVKHVHSSERPFKCQVTACTSAFATKDRLRSHMIRHEGKVTCNICGKMLSAAYITSHLKTHGQASFNSPCNNKGISDWQWNHSGPRKDANNVHNSASATPVTNSAAITSAVNRGIASNPVTIAAQMNITTSTVNITSPVNLQHPVTITGPVNLASVNIPTTAHMNIAHPVAITTPMPMNITGPLNIAMRPMESMPFLSQVLPSSPPW; encoded by the exons ATGGAACCGAGCTGGAGTACGTTTTTATTCCAA CAGGCCAATGAGGCCCTGCATCACCAGCACCAAGTGGCTGGGAAcagcctcctgcctctcctcaaCTCTGGAACAGAGCCGCCTGATCAGAAACCAGTGCTGCCCATACCCTTGGACCAGAAGCCCCCAGTCAGCGCCGCGGAGCTCCTTAAAGACAATGTGGCCAGCGGGACcgggggagggggcggagggCCTCCTATTGCTGTGGTCAAGAAGGAGCCTAAATCCAAGACGCCCTTCATCTGCGGCTACTGCAACAAGGCCTTCCGGGACAGCTACCACCTGCGGCGGCACGAGTCCTGCCACACCGGCATCAAGATGGTGTCGCGGCCCAAGAAGACACAAACAGCCCCCACCATGGTGCCGCTCATCTCCACCGTACCACGGGAGAACAGCGGCAACCCCTCGTACATCTCTACTGTGGCCGGCATCCTGACTACAGCCACCACCTCCACATCCACGGGCACTAGCATCATGACCCCTatgcagcaccagcagcagcagagcatcCCTAAGAAGCCCCCCAAGCCGGTGAAAAAGAATCACGGGTGCGACATGTGTGGTAAGGCCTTCCGCGACGTCTACCACCTCAACCGCCACAAGCTGTCGCACTCTGACGAGAAGCCGTTCGAGTGTCCGATCTGCCAGCAGAGGTTCAAGAGGAAGGATCGCATGACGTACCATGTCCGCTCCCATGATGGCGGCGTTCACAAGCCTTACATCTGCTCTGTTTGTGGGAAGGGGTTCTCCAG ACCTGACCACCTAAGCTGTCACGTCAAGCATGTTCATTCCTCAGAGAGGCCATTCAAGTGCCAAGTAACG GCCTGTACCTCGGCCTTCGCCACCAAAGACCGTCTGCGCTCCCACATGATCAGGCATGAGGGCAAAGTGACCTGCAACATCTGCGGCAAGATGCTGAGCGCTGCCTACATCACCAGTCACCTCAAGACGCACGGCCAGGCCAGCTTCAACAGCCCATGTAATAATAAAG GCATAAGTGACTGGCAGTGGAACCACTCAGGGCCACGAAAAG ATGCCAACAATGTGCACAACTCGGCCTCCGCGACGCCGGTCACCAACTCAGCGGCCATCACCTCGGCCGTAAACCGCGGCATCGCCAGCAACCCGGTCACCATCGCCGCTCAGATGAACATCACCACCAGCACGGTCAACATCACCTCGCCGGTCAACCTGCAGCACCCGGTCACCATCACCGGCCCCGTGAACCTGGCCTCGGTCAACATCCCCACGACGGCACACATGAATATCGCCCATCCGGTGGCCATCACCACCCCCATGCCCATGAATATCACCGGGCCGCTCAACATCGCCATGAGGCCCATGGAGAGCATGCCTTTTCTATCCCAAGTCCTGCCTTCCTCCCCCCCTTGGTAG
- the LOC139923574 gene encoding vascular endothelial zinc finger 1-like isoform X3 has translation MEPSWSTFLFQQANEALHHQHQVAGNSLLPLLNSGTEPPDQKPVLPIPLDQKPPVSAAELLKDNVASGTGGGGGGPPIAVVKKEPKSKTPFICGYCNKAFRDSYHLRRHESCHTGIKMVSRPKKTQTAPTMVPLISTVPRENSGNPSYISTVAGILTTATTSTSTGTSIMTPMQHQQQQSIPKKPPKPVKKNHGCDMCGKAFRDVYHLNRHKLSHSDEKPFECPICQQRFKRKDRMTYHVRSHDGGVHKPYICSVCGKGFSRPDHLSCHVKHVHSSERPFKCQVTACTSAFATKDRLRSHMIRHEGKVTCNICGKMLSAAYITSHLKTHGQASFNSPCNNKDANNVHNSASATPVTNSAAITSAVNRGIASNPVTIAAQMNITTSTVNITSPVNLQHPVTITGPVNLASVNIPTTAHMNIAHPVAITTPMPMNITGPLNIAMRPMESMPFLSQVLPSSPPW, from the exons ATGGAACCGAGCTGGAGTACGTTTTTATTCCAA CAGGCCAATGAGGCCCTGCATCACCAGCACCAAGTGGCTGGGAAcagcctcctgcctctcctcaaCTCTGGAACAGAGCCGCCTGATCAGAAACCAGTGCTGCCCATACCCTTGGACCAGAAGCCCCCAGTCAGCGCCGCGGAGCTCCTTAAAGACAATGTGGCCAGCGGGACcgggggagggggcggagggCCTCCTATTGCTGTGGTCAAGAAGGAGCCTAAATCCAAGACGCCCTTCATCTGCGGCTACTGCAACAAGGCCTTCCGGGACAGCTACCACCTGCGGCGGCACGAGTCCTGCCACACCGGCATCAAGATGGTGTCGCGGCCCAAGAAGACACAAACAGCCCCCACCATGGTGCCGCTCATCTCCACCGTACCACGGGAGAACAGCGGCAACCCCTCGTACATCTCTACTGTGGCCGGCATCCTGACTACAGCCACCACCTCCACATCCACGGGCACTAGCATCATGACCCCTatgcagcaccagcagcagcagagcatcCCTAAGAAGCCCCCCAAGCCGGTGAAAAAGAATCACGGGTGCGACATGTGTGGTAAGGCCTTCCGCGACGTCTACCACCTCAACCGCCACAAGCTGTCGCACTCTGACGAGAAGCCGTTCGAGTGTCCGATCTGCCAGCAGAGGTTCAAGAGGAAGGATCGCATGACGTACCATGTCCGCTCCCATGATGGCGGCGTTCACAAGCCTTACATCTGCTCTGTTTGTGGGAAGGGGTTCTCCAG ACCTGACCACCTAAGCTGTCACGTCAAGCATGTTCATTCCTCAGAGAGGCCATTCAAGTGCCAAGTAACG GCCTGTACCTCGGCCTTCGCCACCAAAGACCGTCTGCGCTCCCACATGATCAGGCATGAGGGCAAAGTGACCTGCAACATCTGCGGCAAGATGCTGAGCGCTGCCTACATCACCAGTCACCTCAAGACGCACGGCCAGGCCAGCTTCAACAGCCCATGTAATAATAAAG ATGCCAACAATGTGCACAACTCGGCCTCCGCGACGCCGGTCACCAACTCAGCGGCCATCACCTCGGCCGTAAACCGCGGCATCGCCAGCAACCCGGTCACCATCGCCGCTCAGATGAACATCACCACCAGCACGGTCAACATCACCTCGCCGGTCAACCTGCAGCACCCGGTCACCATCACCGGCCCCGTGAACCTGGCCTCGGTCAACATCCCCACGACGGCACACATGAATATCGCCCATCCGGTGGCCATCACCACCCCCATGCCCATGAATATCACCGGGCCGCTCAACATCGCCATGAGGCCCATGGAGAGCATGCCTTTTCTATCCCAAGTCCTGCCTTCCTCCCCCCCTTGGTAG
- the LOC139923574 gene encoding vascular endothelial zinc finger 1-like isoform X1, whose protein sequence is MEPSWSTFLFQQANEALHHQHQVAGNSLLPLLNSGTEPPDQKPVLPIPLDQKPPVSAAELLKDNVASGTGGGGGGPPIAVVKKEPKSKTPFICGYCNKAFRDSYHLRRHESCHTGIKMVSRPKKTQTAPTMVPLISTVPRENSGNPSYISTVAGILTTATTSTSTGTSIMTPMQHQQQQSIPKKPPKPVKKNHGCDMCGKAFRDVYHLNRHKLSHSDEKPFECPICQQRFKRKDRMTYHVRSHDGGVHKPYICSVCGKGFSRPDHLSCHVKHVHSSERPFKCQVTACTSAFATKDRLRSHMIRHEGKVTCNICGKMLSAAYITSHLKTHGQASFNSPCNNKGISDWQWNHSGPRKGELTVGEILNNSFQVLIDNSRIQDANNVHNSASATPVTNSAAITSAVNRGIASNPVTIAAQMNITTSTVNITSPVNLQHPVTITGPVNLASVNIPTTAHMNIAHPVAITTPMPMNITGPLNIAMRPMESMPFLSQVLPSSPPW, encoded by the exons ATGGAACCGAGCTGGAGTACGTTTTTATTCCAA CAGGCCAATGAGGCCCTGCATCACCAGCACCAAGTGGCTGGGAAcagcctcctgcctctcctcaaCTCTGGAACAGAGCCGCCTGATCAGAAACCAGTGCTGCCCATACCCTTGGACCAGAAGCCCCCAGTCAGCGCCGCGGAGCTCCTTAAAGACAATGTGGCCAGCGGGACcgggggagggggcggagggCCTCCTATTGCTGTGGTCAAGAAGGAGCCTAAATCCAAGACGCCCTTCATCTGCGGCTACTGCAACAAGGCCTTCCGGGACAGCTACCACCTGCGGCGGCACGAGTCCTGCCACACCGGCATCAAGATGGTGTCGCGGCCCAAGAAGACACAAACAGCCCCCACCATGGTGCCGCTCATCTCCACCGTACCACGGGAGAACAGCGGCAACCCCTCGTACATCTCTACTGTGGCCGGCATCCTGACTACAGCCACCACCTCCACATCCACGGGCACTAGCATCATGACCCCTatgcagcaccagcagcagcagagcatcCCTAAGAAGCCCCCCAAGCCGGTGAAAAAGAATCACGGGTGCGACATGTGTGGTAAGGCCTTCCGCGACGTCTACCACCTCAACCGCCACAAGCTGTCGCACTCTGACGAGAAGCCGTTCGAGTGTCCGATCTGCCAGCAGAGGTTCAAGAGGAAGGATCGCATGACGTACCATGTCCGCTCCCATGATGGCGGCGTTCACAAGCCTTACATCTGCTCTGTTTGTGGGAAGGGGTTCTCCAG ACCTGACCACCTAAGCTGTCACGTCAAGCATGTTCATTCCTCAGAGAGGCCATTCAAGTGCCAAGTAACG GCCTGTACCTCGGCCTTCGCCACCAAAGACCGTCTGCGCTCCCACATGATCAGGCATGAGGGCAAAGTGACCTGCAACATCTGCGGCAAGATGCTGAGCGCTGCCTACATCACCAGTCACCTCAAGACGCACGGCCAGGCCAGCTTCAACAGCCCATGTAATAATAAAG GCATAAGTGACTGGCAGTGGAACCACTCAGGGCCACGAAAAG GTGAGTTGACGGTAGGAGAGATTTTAAATAACTCCTTCCAAGTCCTAATTGACAACTCTCGCATCCAAG ATGCCAACAATGTGCACAACTCGGCCTCCGCGACGCCGGTCACCAACTCAGCGGCCATCACCTCGGCCGTAAACCGCGGCATCGCCAGCAACCCGGTCACCATCGCCGCTCAGATGAACATCACCACCAGCACGGTCAACATCACCTCGCCGGTCAACCTGCAGCACCCGGTCACCATCACCGGCCCCGTGAACCTGGCCTCGGTCAACATCCCCACGACGGCACACATGAATATCGCCCATCCGGTGGCCATCACCACCCCCATGCCCATGAATATCACCGGGCCGCTCAACATCGCCATGAGGCCCATGGAGAGCATGCCTTTTCTATCCCAAGTCCTGCCTTCCTCCCCCCCTTGGTAG
- the LOC139923570 gene encoding gap junction delta-2 protein, whose product MGDWSILGRFLSEVQNHSTVIGKIWLTMLLIFRILLVTLVGDAVYSDEQSKFTCNTQQPGCNNVCYDTFAPVSHLRFWVFQIVLVSTPSIFYIVFVLHKIAKDEKLEVQRGQVLAQRPPRRGYGQLRRDGMEALEVGMPTYCPQYSEEWNAKEKEGVEQSLLEEDYGEVGEDPTQLSCQVLLIYILHVLLRSVMEITFLVGQYYLFGFEVPHLYRCETYPCPTRTDCFVSRATEKTIFLNFMFSISLGCFVLNIAELHYLGWVYIFRVLCSACSTCCSRERDTVGLYSNHNPLLLQLKHSLRGRLVLQTPAPMAQEKAGVLLTHAPAISFETDSTVECTSKRSPEDKVKVKLANMAKLGRTKKSWL is encoded by the coding sequence ATGGGCGACTGGTCCATACTTGGTCGTTTTCTGTCTGAGGTACAGAACCACTCCACGGTGATAGGCAAGATCTGGCTCACCATGCTGCTCATCTTCCGCATCCTGCTGGTGACCTTGGTGGGTGACGCCGTCTACAGCGATGAGCAGTCCAAGTTCACCTGCAACACCCAGCAGCCCGGATGCAACAACGTCTGTTACGACACCTTCGCTCCCGTTTCGCATCTACGCTTCTGGGTCTTCCAAATTGTGCTCGTCTCCACCCCCTCCATCTTCtacattgtttttgttctgcATAAGATTGCTAAGGACGAGAAGCTGGAGGTCCAGAGGGGGCAGGTGCTGGCCCAAAGGCCTCCCAGAAGGGGCTATGGACAGTTGAGGAGAGATGGCATGGAGGCCCTTGAGGTTGGCATGCCCACCTACTGTCCTCAGTATAGCGAGGAATGGAATGCCAAGGAGAAAGAAGGAGTGGAACAAAGCCTCCTGGAGGAGGACTATGGCGAGGTAGGGGAGGATCCTACCCAGCTGTCCTGCCAGGTTCTGCTTATCTACATCCTTCATGTATTACTACGCTCTGTCATGGAGATCACTTTTCTGGTGGGCCAGTACTACTTGTTTGGGTTCGAGGTGCCTCACCTGTACCGCTGCGAGACCTACCCCTGCCCCACCCGCACAGACTGCTTTGTGTCGCGTGCCACTGAGAAGACCATCTTCCTCAACTTCATGTTCAGCATCAGCCTGGGCTGCTTTGTGCTCAACATTGCAGAGCTCCACTATCTGGGCTGGGTCTACATCTTCCGCGTCCTCTGCTCAGCCTGTTCCACCTGCTGCAGTCGGGAGAGGGACACGGTGGGACTGTATTCGAACCACAAccccctcctgctgcagctgaagcATTCGCTGAGGGGCCGGCTGGTTCTGCAGACCCCAGCGCCCATGGCCCAGGAGAAAGCTGGAGTTCTGCTCACCCATGCCCCAGCGATCTCCTTTGAGACGGACTCTACTGTGGAGTGCACCTCCAAGCGGAGTCCAGAGGACAAAGTGAAGGTCAAGCTGGCCAACATGGCCAAGCTAGGACGGACTAAGAAGTCTTGGTTATGA